One region of Hymenobacter sediminicola genomic DNA includes:
- a CDS encoding YeeE/YedE family protein, whose product MLDFLRQPWPWYVAGPLIGLTVPALLLLGNKVLGISSALRHICAACVPAGIPFLTYNWRAEIWNLFFVLGITIGGFIGYRVLGHPDTAAISAETVQDLQAQMGLTDFSGLLPKELFALENLSNWKGWVFIVLGGFLVGFGTRYAGGCTSGHAISGLSNLQWVSLVAVIGFFVGGLFMTWVIYPLLF is encoded by the coding sequence ATGCTTGACTTTCTTCGCCAACCCTGGCCCTGGTATGTAGCCGGTCCTTTAATTGGGCTGACAGTTCCCGCGTTGCTGCTACTCGGCAACAAAGTACTGGGCATCAGTAGCGCGCTTCGGCATATATGCGCTGCCTGTGTGCCCGCTGGCATCCCCTTCCTGACCTATAACTGGCGGGCTGAAATCTGGAACCTGTTCTTCGTGCTGGGCATTACCATCGGCGGGTTTATTGGCTACCGAGTACTGGGCCACCCAGATACCGCGGCCATTTCTGCTGAGACGGTACAGGACCTGCAGGCGCAAATGGGCCTCACTGACTTCTCCGGCCTGCTGCCCAAAGAGCTGTTTGCACTTGAAAACCTGAGCAACTGGAAAGGCTGGGTATTTATAGTGCTCGGCGGGTTTCTGGTGGGCTTCGGTACACGGTATGCTGGCGGCTGCACCTCAGGCCATGCTATTTCAGGTCTCTCTAATCTGCAATGGGTGTCCCTGGTGGCCGTCATCGGCTTTTTTGTGGGTGGCCTGTTCATGACGTGGGTAATCTATCCGCTGCTGTTCTAA
- a CDS encoding rhodanese-like domain-containing protein, producing the protein MLSIFETASHAYQNLTPTQFAAGMRLPGALLIDVRRPDEFAAGHLPSARNIDITHTDFAKRIAALDNTRAVYVYCRSGARSATAAKQLGTVGFEQVFNLAGGLLDWPSQLAR; encoded by the coding sequence ATGCTTAGCATCTTCGAAACTGCTTCACACGCCTACCAAAACCTCACCCCTACTCAGTTTGCGGCCGGCATGCGCCTGCCCGGTGCTCTGCTCATTGACGTGCGCCGCCCCGATGAATTTGCGGCCGGCCACTTGCCTAGTGCCCGCAATATTGATATCACACACACCGATTTCGCCAAGCGGATAGCGGCCCTCGACAACACGCGCGCCGTGTATGTGTATTGCCGCAGCGGTGCCCGCTCGGCTACGGCGGCCAAACAACTGGGTACAGTTGGCTTCGAGCAGGTATTCAATCTGGCCGGCGGCTTGCTGGATTGGCCTAGTCAGCTGGCACGCTAG
- a CDS encoding MBL fold metallo-hydrolase, with protein sequence MKIEQFEDKGLAHFSYAVLSECTRQIVLIDPARNPQPYYDFARDHAATIVAVIETHPHADFVSSHLEIAQATGAVVRVSKLLGADYTHEAFDDGGSFTIGKLTFRALNTPGHSPDSISIVLSREGHDVAVFTGDTLFIGDVGRPDLRETAGNLTAKREELARQLYHSLRDKLMTLADDVAVYPAHGAGSLCGKALSGAKSSTIGAEMRDNYALRPLSEADFIQELLADQPFIPKYFGYDVALNKAGALSYAPSVQQVPRLAVGTSLEVGVLVVDTRPEATFKQGHIPGALNIQQGGKFETWLGSIVGPEEPFYLVAEDEAALADVLQKTAKIGYETHIKGTLAGSPSWTQKLPALNVENFRAHLDNYTIVDIRNVSEAATAPLFDGALSIPLPELRERAQEVPGGRPVVVHCAGGYRSAAGSSILAAALAGTPVFDLGEAVKSFQLAAITH encoded by the coding sequence ATGAAAATCGAACAGTTTGAAGACAAAGGTCTGGCTCATTTCTCCTACGCTGTCCTGAGCGAGTGCACCCGCCAGATTGTACTCATCGACCCGGCCCGCAACCCGCAGCCTTATTATGACTTTGCCCGGGACCATGCCGCTACCATTGTGGCGGTTATTGAGACGCACCCTCACGCTGACTTTGTATCCTCGCACCTGGAAATTGCGCAGGCAACCGGGGCAGTTGTCCGGGTGAGCAAGCTGCTGGGGGCCGATTATACGCATGAGGCGTTTGATGACGGCGGCTCGTTTACGATCGGCAAGCTCACCTTCCGGGCCCTCAATACGCCCGGCCACTCACCCGACTCGATTAGCATTGTGCTGAGCCGTGAAGGCCACGATGTAGCCGTGTTTACCGGCGATACGCTGTTCATCGGCGACGTGGGGCGGCCCGACCTGCGCGAGACGGCTGGCAACCTCACGGCCAAACGTGAGGAGCTAGCCCGGCAACTGTATCACTCCCTCCGCGACAAGCTCATGACGCTTGCCGATGACGTGGCAGTGTATCCGGCACACGGCGCGGGCAGCCTCTGCGGCAAAGCCCTAAGCGGAGCAAAGAGCAGTACAATAGGCGCCGAGATGCGCGACAATTATGCCCTGCGCCCACTAAGCGAGGCAGACTTTATACAGGAACTGCTAGCCGACCAGCCGTTCATCCCGAAATACTTTGGGTACGATGTGGCCCTGAATAAAGCGGGTGCGTTATCCTACGCACCGAGCGTGCAGCAGGTGCCGCGGCTGGCCGTTGGCACTTCTCTGGAAGTGGGCGTGTTGGTGGTGGATACCCGTCCTGAGGCCACGTTTAAGCAGGGCCACATACCAGGTGCGCTGAACATTCAGCAGGGTGGCAAATTTGAAACTTGGCTGGGCTCTATCGTGGGACCAGAGGAGCCATTCTATCTGGTGGCTGAGGATGAAGCTGCCTTGGCAGACGTTCTGCAAAAGACCGCCAAAATCGGGTATGAAACGCATATCAAGGGCACGCTGGCAGGCTCACCCTCGTGGACACAAAAGCTGCCTGCCCTGAATGTGGAAAACTTCCGCGCCCACTTGGATAACTACACCATTGTAGACATCCGCAACGTATCAGAGGCAGCCACTGCTCCTTTGTTCGACGGAGCTTTATCTATTCCGCTACCTGAGCTGCGTGAGCGGGCGCAGGAGGTTCCTGGTGGCCGGCCGGTAGTGGTGCATTGCGCGGGTGGCTATCGTTCGGCGGCCGGCAGCAGCATTCTGGCAGCGGCGCTGGCAGGCACACCGGTCTTCGACCTGGGGGAGGCGGTGAAATCCTTTCAACTGGCGGCCATTACTCATTAA
- a CDS encoding sulfite exporter TauE/SafE family protein — translation MLSYAGYFAAIFIGLALGILGGGGSILTVPVLVYLMGVSPVLSTAYSLFVVGSTSVVGASGYLRKGLVSLRTAVVFLIPSLAAVFLVRTALLPAIPHELFIIGGFLFTKDLLVLVAFAVLMVVAATAMIRNKQTEDVPETERDQPFNYPLILGIGVLVGTLTGFVGAGGGFLIIPALVLGARLPMKLAVGTSLAIIALNSLIGFVGDLSAGTPIAWGFLLGFLAFALAGIVLGTYLARFIPGARLKPAFGWFTLAMGSFILLRELVFSH, via the coding sequence ATGCTTTCATACGCCGGCTACTTCGCCGCCATTTTCATCGGTCTTGCACTGGGCATTCTGGGTGGGGGCGGCTCTATTCTTACGGTGCCGGTGCTGGTGTATCTGATGGGGGTCAGTCCGGTACTTAGCACGGCTTACTCGCTCTTTGTGGTGGGCTCTACCTCGGTGGTGGGCGCTTCGGGGTACTTGCGCAAAGGGCTGGTTTCTCTGCGTACGGCAGTTGTTTTTCTGATTCCTTCGCTGGCAGCCGTTTTTCTGGTTCGTACGGCGCTGCTACCGGCCATCCCGCACGAGCTGTTTATCATCGGCGGCTTCCTGTTCACCAAGGACCTGCTTGTATTGGTGGCATTTGCGGTGCTTATGGTGGTGGCCGCTACCGCCATGATTCGGAACAAACAAACTGAAGATGTACCTGAAACGGAGCGGGACCAGCCCTTCAACTACCCGCTAATTCTGGGCATCGGTGTGCTGGTTGGCACGCTCACTGGTTTCGTGGGTGCAGGTGGTGGCTTTCTTATTATCCCGGCTCTGGTGCTGGGAGCCCGCTTACCCATGAAACTGGCCGTAGGCACTTCGCTGGCCATTATTGCACTGAACTCCCTGATTGGCTTCGTCGGCGACCTGAGTGCCGGTACGCCCATTGCGTGGGGCTTCCTGCTCGGGTTTCTGGCTTTTGCGCTGGCTGGCATTGTGCTGGGCACTTACTTGGCGCGGTTCATTCCTGGTGCCCGGCTGAAACCTGCTTTTGGCTGGTTCACGCTGGCCATGGGCTCTTTCATTCTGCTGCGCGAGTTGGTTTTCAGCCACTGA
- a CDS encoding ArsR/SmtB family transcription factor: protein MSTTSATVDMNLSIEKMEKVAFILKTTAHPTRIAIVQLLAAQESMSVNDISERLRVEQSLASHHLSGMKLKGILNSHREGKNVFYSLKMREVVDVIQCLAACTFL, encoded by the coding sequence ATGAGCACAACTTCTGCTACCGTCGACATGAACCTCTCCATCGAAAAGATGGAAAAAGTGGCCTTCATCCTGAAGACGACGGCCCATCCTACGCGCATTGCTATTGTGCAGCTACTAGCGGCACAGGAAAGCATGTCCGTCAACGATATCAGTGAGCGGCTGCGGGTAGAGCAGAGTCTGGCGTCGCACCATCTTTCGGGCATGAAGCTCAAGGGGATTCTCAATAGCCACCGCGAAGGAAAAAATGTGTTCTACTCGCTGAAAATGCGCGAAGTGGTTGACGTGATTCAGTGTCTGGCGGCCTGCACTTTTTTGTAG
- a CDS encoding VIT1/CCC1 transporter family protein produces the protein MAVPHVHPHPHPEDHLTSSAMLQDIVIGLSDGLTVPFALAAGLSGAVQSSDLVITAGLAEVVAGSIAMGLGGYLAGRTEIEHYASELEREHREVQEVPETERAEVDELLAEMGLSAETRAAAVRELTANPEQWVHFMMKYELGLEKPDPKQAPKSAATISIAYAIGGLIPLSAYFVTDSPAQGLLWSAVVTLLCLLVFGYFKSRMTGQPPVWGALKMAGTGALAAAAAFFVARQLD, from the coding sequence ATGGCCGTTCCGCACGTGCATCCGCATCCACATCCCGAAGACCACCTGACCAGCTCTGCCATGCTGCAGGACATTGTGATTGGGCTTTCTGATGGCCTGACGGTGCCATTTGCCCTGGCTGCGGGTCTGAGCGGCGCGGTGCAGTCTTCGGACCTGGTCATCACGGCGGGGCTGGCGGAGGTGGTAGCGGGCTCCATTGCCATGGGCTTGGGTGGCTACCTGGCTGGGCGTACAGAAATTGAGCACTACGCGTCTGAGCTGGAGCGGGAGCACCGCGAAGTGCAAGAAGTACCTGAGACTGAGCGCGCGGAAGTAGACGAGCTACTGGCCGAAATGGGGCTTTCCGCAGAAACTCGCGCCGCTGCTGTGCGGGAGCTGACTGCTAACCCGGAGCAGTGGGTACACTTCATGATGAAGTATGAACTGGGCCTGGAGAAGCCCGACCCGAAACAGGCACCCAAAAGCGCCGCCACCATCAGCATAGCGTATGCCATTGGGGGCCTGATTCCGCTTAGCGCCTACTTTGTAACCGATTCGCCGGCGCAGGGCTTGTTGTGGTCGGCGGTGGTTACGCTGCTTTGCCTGCTGGTTTTTGGCTACTTCAAGAGCCGCATGACCGGCCAGCCGCCCGTTTGGGGCGCACTGAAAATGGCGGGCACCGGCGCGCTGGCGGCGGCGGCGGCCTTTTTCGTGGCCCGGCAACTCGACTAA
- a CDS encoding DUF3570 domain-containing protein, with protein sequence MHFSFFPAAYRTVAALLVLALLPALAWAQATPTPNRVDGYGAPATTAPSPGNPSNHGETELNILMSYYEQDGNHGAVEGGIGTQHLTDLTPTIILNVPLDSVTRLSANLGMDYYASASTDRINQVNSSPSSSDTRFHADLGYSRQLADKRTVVGLGAGVSSEYDYFSVNATASWARASQDGNRELSVAGQVFLDRATIIRPEELRGIVPEDGDNTRQSYNLNIVYSQVLTQRLQLAVSTELVAQNGLLSTPFHRVYFKETGGALGTARTEVLPRRRYKYPVGLRLTYYATDLVQLRGFYRFYNDNFGISAHTLELETPVKVTPFFVLYPFYRYHTQTAADYFAPYLQHSISEQYYTSDYDLADFSAHKVGLGLRYSPVYGIGRFKTPFGGRVAKFKALDLRYAYYRQSSGLTASLVSADLSFTLP encoded by the coding sequence ATGCACTTCTCTTTCTTCCCGGCCGCTTACCGCACAGTTGCCGCTCTACTAGTGCTGGCGCTCCTGCCAGCATTGGCTTGGGCACAGGCTACGCCCACCCCTAACCGGGTAGATGGCTACGGTGCCCCCGCTACTACTGCTCCAAGCCCTGGCAACCCAAGCAACCACGGCGAAACGGAGCTCAACATTTTGATGAGCTACTACGAGCAGGATGGCAACCACGGAGCCGTGGAGGGAGGCATTGGTACCCAGCACCTGACCGACCTCACGCCAACCATCATCCTGAACGTGCCGCTGGATTCGGTTACCCGCCTCTCGGCCAATCTGGGCATGGATTACTATGCGTCTGCCTCTACCGACCGAATCAACCAAGTCAACTCGTCGCCTTCCTCCAGCGACACCCGCTTCCACGCCGATTTAGGATACTCGCGCCAACTAGCCGATAAGCGCACCGTGGTGGGGCTGGGGGCGGGAGTATCCTCGGAGTACGACTACTTCTCCGTGAATGCCACGGCCTCCTGGGCTCGGGCCTCGCAGGATGGCAACCGCGAACTAAGTGTAGCTGGCCAAGTATTTCTTGACCGCGCCACCATTATCCGGCCGGAGGAACTGCGCGGCATTGTGCCCGAAGATGGCGACAATACCCGCCAGAGCTACAACCTGAATATTGTGTACTCGCAGGTGCTCACACAACGCCTGCAACTGGCCGTAAGCACCGAACTGGTGGCCCAGAACGGGCTGTTAAGCACCCCGTTCCACCGAGTATACTTCAAGGAAACCGGCGGTGCGCTAGGCACGGCCCGGACGGAAGTACTACCGCGCCGGCGCTACAAATACCCCGTGGGCCTGCGCCTTACCTATTACGCTACCGACCTGGTGCAGCTGCGCGGCTTCTACCGTTTCTACAACGACAACTTCGGCATCAGTGCGCATACGTTGGAACTGGAAACGCCCGTGAAGGTGACGCCCTTCTTCGTGCTTTACCCCTTCTACCGCTACCACACCCAAACCGCCGCCGACTACTTCGCGCCTTATCTGCAGCATTCCATCAGCGAGCAGTACTACACTTCCGACTACGACCTGGCTGATTTCTCTGCCCATAAGGTAGGATTGGGGCTGCGCTACTCGCCAGTGTACGGCATCGGGCGGTTCAAAACACCTTTCGGAGGGCGTGTGGCTAAATTTAAGGCCCTGGATCTGCGCTATGCCTATTACCGCCAGAGCAGCGGCCTCACGGCCAGCCTCGTCAGCGCCGACTTGTCGTTTACGCTGCCGTAA
- a CDS encoding DUF4266 domain-containing protein, whose translation MQWLLGGAVLLASSTLTSCVSVAAYQKAYLNDEDMKLANKRVEVYETNFESYREGAGGANGGKVGGGCGCN comes from the coding sequence ATGCAGTGGTTGCTGGGCGGGGCGGTATTGCTGGCCAGCAGTACCCTTACGAGTTGCGTATCGGTGGCGGCGTATCAGAAAGCGTACCTCAACGACGAGGATATGAAGCTGGCCAACAAGCGGGTAGAAGTGTACGAAACCAATTTTGAAAGCTACCGTGAGGGCGCTGGCGGAGCCAATGGCGGCAAAGTAGGCGGCGGCTGCGGCTGCAACTAG
- a CDS encoding FAD:protein FMN transferase, with product MRWLLRPLFFSGLLACSLTVAGQPAAKARNFTRSAHLMGSHFTFTAVSGNDSLAWRAIRAGIREAQRIDRLCSYWDSASQITQINRAAGLRPTVVDQEVYDLIQRTLKLSALSGGAFDITFAGGEKIYRFDKKEHSALPDSATVRASVRRINYRNVVLDPAQRSVMLTEKGMRLNLAGILQGYGVRRAQALMRQMGIQGGLINGSGDVSCWGRQADGSLWRIAIGDPAFPQSVSSWLTVTDMAVVTAGNYEQYFMVQGNYYGHIINPATGYPATGLRSVTIICPDVELADGLDEVVFVKGQEAGLAFINGLKGVDCTLITNDGRTLASKGMALRYYSTQQPNPAPKP from the coding sequence ATGCGTTGGTTACTCCGGCCGCTGTTTTTCAGCGGCCTGTTGGCATGTAGCCTCACAGTTGCCGGCCAACCGGCGGCCAAAGCCCGAAACTTCACGCGCAGCGCCCACCTAATGGGCTCGCACTTCACATTTACGGCCGTTTCCGGCAACGATTCTCTGGCGTGGCGGGCTATTCGGGCGGGCATTCGGGAGGCGCAACGCATCGACCGGCTGTGCTCCTATTGGGACTCTGCTTCTCAGATTACGCAGATAAACCGCGCCGCCGGCCTGCGCCCGACCGTAGTGGACCAGGAAGTATATGACCTGATTCAGCGTACGCTCAAGCTCTCGGCCCTGAGTGGCGGGGCATTTGATATCACCTTCGCAGGCGGCGAAAAGATCTATAGGTTTGACAAGAAAGAGCATTCTGCTCTTCCTGACTCGGCTACGGTGCGGGCCTCTGTGCGCCGCATCAACTACCGCAACGTGGTGCTGGACCCCGCCCAGCGTTCCGTAATGCTAACAGAAAAAGGTATGCGCCTGAATCTGGCGGGTATTCTGCAGGGCTACGGCGTGCGCCGCGCACAGGCCCTGATGCGGCAGATGGGCATTCAAGGTGGCCTTATCAACGGGTCTGGTGACGTATCGTGCTGGGGGCGGCAGGCCGATGGCTCGCTCTGGCGCATTGCCATCGGTGACCCGGCCTTTCCGCAGTCGGTATCGTCGTGGCTGACGGTAACGGACATGGCGGTAGTGACGGCTGGCAACTACGAGCAATACTTTATGGTGCAGGGCAACTACTACGGCCACATCATCAACCCGGCTACCGGCTATCCGGCCACGGGGCTGCGCTCCGTCACCATCATCTGCCCCGATGTAGAACTGGCCGACGGCCTCGATGAAGTGGTGTTTGTGAAGGGCCAAGAAGCCGGGCTGGCCTTCATCAACGGCCTGAAGGGCGTTGACTGCACCCTGATTACCAACGATGGCCGTACGCTTGCTTCCAAAGGCATGGCCCTGCGCTATTATTCCACTCAGCAACCGAATCCAGCCCCAAAACCATGA
- a CDS encoding thioredoxin family protein, which translates to MRLLALCLFFLLSCTGVRAQIPAGISWNTDLGSALQQAKATQKPVLAVFSGSDWCKPCIMLKQEVFDQPEFAQYAQDRFVLARFDFPRSKKNKLSAEQTKVNEQAAAQLNKEGAFPLVVLLSPEGKVLAKTGYRPGGVAAYDAYLTQLLAKK; encoded by the coding sequence ATGCGGCTCCTTGCTCTCTGCCTGTTTTTTCTGTTGTCATGTACTGGTGTCCGGGCGCAGATACCGGCCGGTATTTCCTGGAACACAGACTTGGGGTCTGCGTTGCAACAAGCCAAAGCCACCCAAAAACCTGTGCTAGCCGTGTTTTCGGGTTCTGACTGGTGTAAGCCCTGTATCATGCTCAAACAGGAAGTATTTGACCAGCCTGAGTTTGCACAGTATGCCCAAGACCGGTTTGTGCTGGCTCGCTTCGACTTTCCGCGCAGCAAGAAGAACAAGCTCTCGGCCGAACAGACTAAGGTGAATGAGCAGGCCGCTGCGCAGCTCAACAAGGAAGGGGCCTTTCCGCTTGTTGTGCTGTTGTCGCCGGAAGGCAAGGTGCTGGCCAAAACCGGCTACCGCCCCGGTGGTGTGGCCGCCTACGATGCCTACCTCACCCAACTGCTGGCGAAGAAATAG
- a CDS encoding universal stress protein, whose amino-acid sequence MATSLLILTDFFQASNRALDYATNLAGPLGARLVLLHVRRDSIIDPEMFTGELSNLSKEAIALALSTVSGNLSVPVVAEVGHGRVASAVADAVSRHHPALIVLGRPDYTDTPDELVQTTALDILRTTPYPMLVVPHGVATVSPPRRVLLAVDGEPFTLGDYAGVARHLLTDLGAELTVLHVAKDASDADAVLDTVLRTGLTTDLQAVVRTRTVAAASPAIGILQAAAAAYFDLVVLIARQRSFLGNLFHRSVTAHVLLHSSLPVLVLPAK is encoded by the coding sequence ATGGCTACTTCCCTACTGATTCTCACCGATTTTTTTCAGGCCTCTAACCGCGCCCTCGATTATGCCACCAATCTGGCCGGGCCGCTAGGGGCGCGTCTGGTACTGCTGCACGTGCGCCGCGACTCCATTATTGATCCTGAAATGTTCACCGGTGAGCTATCGAACCTGAGCAAGGAGGCCATTGCATTAGCGCTGAGCACTGTTTCGGGCAACCTCTCGGTGCCGGTAGTAGCCGAAGTAGGCCATGGCCGCGTAGCGTCTGCCGTAGCCGATGCCGTAAGCCGCCACCATCCTGCCCTAATCGTGCTGGGACGCCCCGACTACACCGATACTCCCGACGAATTGGTGCAGACCACGGCTCTGGATATTCTCCGGACGACACCTTATCCCATGCTGGTCGTACCGCATGGTGTGGCCACCGTGTCGCCGCCCCGGCGGGTGCTGCTAGCTGTTGATGGGGAGCCGTTTACCTTAGGCGACTATGCCGGCGTAGCGCGGCACCTGCTCACAGACCTAGGGGCCGAACTGACCGTTCTGCACGTAGCCAAAGATGCTTCCGATGCCGACGCCGTACTGGATACAGTGCTACGCACAGGCCTCACGACTGATTTGCAGGCGGTGGTACGTACCCGCACAGTAGCCGCAGCCAGCCCTGCTATAGGCATTCTTCAGGCAGCTGCCGCCGCCTATTTCGACCTAGTAGTATTGATTGCCCGCCAGCGTAGTTTCCTCGGCAACTTATTTCATCGCAGCGTGACAGCACACGTGCTTCTGCACAGCTCACTTCCAGTGCTGGTGCTGCCAGCAAAGTAA
- a CDS encoding Rieske 2Fe-2S domain-containing protein, translating to MATLLTSIPSLYSARKTLLGVLFFGSQLALSACGSDSGGAVEPQIPLVAFSESINITNQQYVNLRSDNGATYVTGGVRGLIVVRQNSSTYYAFERNCPYRANDTCARVQIDPSRLFLKDPCCGSQFDLQGRVQQGPASRALRQYNTSLSGNLLTITN from the coding sequence ATGGCTACACTGCTCACTAGTATTCCCTCGTTGTACAGCGCAAGAAAGACGTTGCTGGGCGTGCTATTTTTTGGTAGCCAGTTGGCCTTGTCTGCGTGCGGCTCGGACTCAGGTGGTGCGGTTGAGCCGCAGATTCCTTTAGTAGCTTTTTCAGAGAGCATCAACATTACCAATCAGCAATACGTGAACCTACGCTCTGACAACGGGGCAACCTATGTTACGGGCGGAGTACGTGGCTTAATCGTTGTGCGCCAGAACTCGAGTACGTACTATGCCTTTGAGCGCAATTGTCCATACCGCGCCAACGACACCTGTGCCCGTGTTCAGATTGATCCGTCTCGACTGTTTCTTAAGGACCCTTGCTGCGGTTCCCAGTTTGACTTGCAGGGCCGCGTCCAACAAGGGCCAGCCAGTCGTGCGCTTCGCCAGTACAATACTTCCCTATCCGGAAACTTGCTGACAATCACGAATTAG
- the pheS gene encoding phenylalanine--tRNA ligase subunit alpha — protein MQETISRLRAEIEAYDLSTPEQLDQFRIAYTGRKGQLADLFDQLKTVPQEQRRAVGQDLNQLKQLAQTRFDARRQEQEAAAANAPADPTFDYTLPTIPNALGTRHPLSLVREEIVRVLARIGFNVAEGPEIEDDWHNFTALNFPENHPARDMQDTFFVHRTPGEPEWVLRTHTSPVQVRVMQTQKPPIRSIMPGRVYRNEAISARAHMMFHQVEALFVDENVSFADLKQTVYYFVQELFGADVQVRFRPSFFPFTEPSAEIDITCLICKGKGCNICKHTGWVEIGGCGMVDPAVLEQSGIDPERYSGYAWGMGIERISMLKYQIKDLRLFTENDMRFLRQFESVQ, from the coding sequence ATGCAGGAAACCATTAGCCGGCTGCGCGCCGAAATTGAAGCCTACGACCTGAGCACTCCCGAGCAGCTCGACCAGTTCCGCATTGCGTACACCGGCCGAAAAGGCCAGCTTGCTGATCTGTTCGACCAGCTCAAAACGGTGCCGCAGGAGCAGCGCCGCGCGGTGGGCCAAGACCTGAACCAGTTGAAGCAGCTGGCCCAGACTCGCTTTGATGCGCGCCGGCAGGAACAAGAGGCCGCCGCCGCCAATGCCCCCGCCGACCCTACATTCGACTATACGCTGCCTACCATTCCGAATGCGCTGGGCACGCGCCACCCCTTGAGCTTAGTTCGGGAGGAAATAGTGCGGGTGCTGGCACGTATCGGCTTCAATGTGGCCGAAGGCCCCGAAATTGAGGACGACTGGCACAATTTTACGGCCCTGAACTTCCCAGAAAACCACCCGGCCCGCGACATGCAGGATACGTTTTTCGTGCACCGCACACCGGGCGAGCCAGAATGGGTATTGCGCACGCATACCAGCCCTGTGCAGGTGCGCGTCATGCAGACCCAGAAACCACCTATCCGAAGCATCATGCCCGGCCGCGTGTACCGCAACGAAGCCATTTCGGCCCGCGCCCACATGATGTTCCATCAGGTAGAGGCATTGTTTGTGGATGAAAACGTGAGCTTCGCCGACCTGAAACAGACGGTCTATTACTTTGTGCAGGAGCTGTTTGGGGCTGATGTGCAGGTGCGGTTCCGCCCTTCCTTCTTCCCTTTCACTGAGCCCAGCGCCGAAATAGACATTACCTGCCTGATCTGCAAAGGCAAGGGCTGCAACATCTGCAAACACACGGGTTGGGTAGAAATTGGCGGCTGCGGTATGGTAGATCCGGCTGTATTGGAGCAGTCCGGTATCGACCCGGAACGCTATTCTGGCTATGCCTGGGGCATGGGCATTGAGCGGATTTCTATGCTTAAATACCAGATCAAGGACCTGCGCCTGTTTACAGAAAACGATATGCGTTTTCTGCGCCAGTTTGAGAGCGTGCAGTAA